A region of Streptomyces sp. NBC_01750 DNA encodes the following proteins:
- a CDS encoding S41 family peptidase, with product MPGPEFLPRPRRIRRGAALTLVFAGVLATAAATDGLPRDGGKTSRPLAARAAAATVDRDDVARAAAEAMADGKSGTKAAEAVVSRSGDRWGAVYDKSEYAEFEQALDGEYTGVGLGARRAADGRVEVARVQPGGPADKAGIKAGDRLRTVDGLDVDKRPVTDVVALLRGGDRTSVVLGLERDGRKWAETLLRARLTTEAVTVQHLDGGAVMIKVASFTKGSGAKVRNAVRAAPAGAGVLLDLRGNAGGLVAEAVTAASAFLDGGLVATYDIRGEQRALYATAGGNTERPVVALVDGGTMSAAELVTGALQDRGRAITVGWRTFGKGSVQMPSRLPDGSVAELTVGHYRTPAGHSVDGRGITPDLMAGKGAEKRAETVLSGLGGGS from the coding sequence ATGCCGGGCCCGGAATTCTTGCCTCGGCCCCGCCGCATCCGCCGCGGGGCGGCCCTGACGTTGGTTTTCGCCGGCGTGCTCGCCACCGCGGCCGCCACCGACGGTCTGCCGCGTGACGGCGGGAAGACGTCCCGCCCCCTTGCCGCCCGCGCCGCTGCCGCGACCGTCGACCGCGACGACGTGGCCAGGGCCGCCGCGGAGGCGATGGCGGACGGCAAGTCCGGCACGAAGGCGGCCGAGGCCGTTGTCAGCCGCAGCGGGGACCGCTGGGGCGCGGTGTACGACAAGAGCGAGTACGCGGAGTTCGAGCAGGCCCTCGACGGCGAGTACACGGGCGTCGGCCTCGGGGCCAGACGCGCCGCCGACGGGCGTGTGGAGGTGGCCAGGGTCCAGCCGGGCGGGCCCGCCGACAAGGCCGGTATCAAAGCCGGCGACCGGCTCCGCACGGTCGACGGCCTCGACGTCGACAAGCGTCCCGTCACCGACGTCGTGGCGCTGCTGCGCGGCGGCGACCGTACGAGCGTGGTCCTGGGCCTCGAGCGCGACGGCCGGAAGTGGGCCGAGACACTGCTGCGCGCCAGGCTGACCACCGAGGCGGTCACCGTCCAGCACCTCGACGGCGGGGCCGTGATGATCAAGGTCGCCTCGTTCACCAAGGGCTCGGGCGCGAAGGTACGCAACGCCGTCCGGGCCGCCCCTGCCGGGGCCGGCGTCCTGCTCGACCTGCGCGGCAACGCCGGCGGGCTGGTCGCCGAGGCCGTCACCGCCGCCTCCGCCTTCCTGGACGGCGGCCTGGTCGCCACGTACGACATAAGAGGCGAGCAGCGCGCTCTGTACGCCACGGCAGGCGGCAACACCGAGAGGCCGGTGGTCGCGCTCGTCGACGGCGGCACCATGAGCGCCGCCGAGCTGGTCACCGGGGCGCTGCAGGACCGCGGCCGCGCGATCACTGTGGGATGGCGCACCTTCGGCAAGGGCTCGGTCCAGATGCCCAGCCGCCTTCCGGACGGTTCGGTCGCCGAGCTGACCGTCGGCCACTACCGCACACCGGCGGGCCACAGCGTCGACGGCCGGGGCATCACGCCGGACCTGATGGCGGGCAAAGGGGCCGAGAAACGGGCCGAGACGGTATTGAGTGGCCTCGGGGGAGGGTCGTAG
- the smpB gene encoding SsrA-binding protein SmpB: MAKETGRKLIAQNKKARHDYHIIDTYECGLVLTGTEVKSLRQGRASLVDGFVQIDGNEAWLHNVHVPEYTQGTWTNHSARRKRKLLMHRAEIDKLASKTQETGHTIVPLALYFKDGRAKVEIALAKGKKEYDKRQTLREKQDRRETDRVISAAKRRQRA; the protein is encoded by the coding sequence ATGGCAAAGGAAACAGGGCGCAAGCTGATCGCGCAGAACAAGAAGGCGCGGCACGACTACCACATCATCGACACTTACGAGTGCGGTCTCGTGCTGACGGGTACCGAGGTGAAGTCGCTGCGCCAGGGCCGGGCCTCGCTGGTGGACGGCTTCGTCCAGATCGACGGCAACGAGGCGTGGCTGCACAACGTGCATGTTCCCGAGTACACCCAGGGGACGTGGACCAACCACAGCGCGCGGCGCAAGCGGAAGCTGCTGATGCACCGTGCCGAGATCGACAAGCTCGCGTCGAAGACGCAGGAGACGGGCCACACGATCGTGCCGCTCGCGCTGTACTTCAAGGACGGCCGGGCCAAGGTCGAGATCGCGCTGGCGAAGGGCAAGAAGGAGTACGACAAGCGGCAGACGCTGAGGGAGAAGCAGGACCGGCGGGAGACGGACCGCGTGATCTCGGCGGCGAAGCGGCGTCAGCGCGCCTGA
- the ftsX gene encoding permease-like cell division protein FtsX, with protein sequence MRAQFVLSEIGVGLRRNLTMTFAVIVSVALSLALFGGALLMREQVSTMKDFWYDKVNVSIFLCNKNDATTSPKCAKGAVTAQQKEQIEADLKKMDVVDTVQKETADEAYKHYREQYGDTPIASTITPDQMQESFRVKLDDPEKYKVVATAFAGRDGVQSVQDQRNILENLFSLMNGMNVAALFVMALMLVIALMLIVNTVRVSAFSRRRETGIMRLVGASSFYIQMPFIMEAAFAGLLGGLVASAMLLVGRYFLIDHGLALSQKMQLVNFIGWDAVVTKLPLVIAIGLLMPAMAAFVALRKYLKV encoded by the coding sequence ATGCGCGCCCAGTTCGTCCTGTCGGAGATCGGCGTCGGTCTCCGCCGCAATCTCACGATGACCTTCGCCGTCATCGTTTCGGTAGCCCTTTCGCTCGCCCTCTTCGGCGGTGCGCTGCTCATGCGCGAGCAGGTCAGCACGATGAAGGACTTCTGGTACGACAAGGTCAACGTCTCCATCTTCCTCTGCAACAAGAACGACGCGACGACCTCGCCGAAGTGCGCCAAGGGCGCCGTCACTGCTCAGCAGAAGGAGCAGATCGAGGCCGATCTCAAGAAGATGGACGTCGTCGACACCGTCCAGAAGGAGACGGCCGACGAGGCCTACAAGCACTACCGGGAGCAGTACGGCGACACTCCCATCGCCTCCACGATCACGCCCGACCAGATGCAGGAGTCGTTCCGCGTCAAGCTGGACGACCCGGAGAAGTACAAGGTCGTCGCGACCGCGTTCGCCGGCCGGGACGGTGTGCAGTCCGTCCAGGACCAGCGCAACATCCTGGAGAACCTCTTCTCCCTCATGAACGGCATGAATGTCGCCGCGCTCTTCGTGATGGCGCTGATGCTGGTGATTGCGCTGATGCTGATCGTCAACACCGTGCGGGTGTCGGCGTTCAGCCGCCGTCGTGAGACCGGCATCATGAGACTTGTGGGAGCATCCAGCTTCTACATCCAGATGCCGTTCATCATGGAGGCCGCCTTCGCCGGTCTGCTGGGTGGTCTGGTCGCCTCCGCCATGCTGCTCGTGGGCAGGTATTTCCTGATCGACCACGGTCTGGCGCTCTCCCAGAAGATGCAACTGGTCAACTTCATCGGCTGGGACGCCGTGGTGACCAAGCTGCCTCTGGTGATCGCGATCGGGCTGCTGATGCCGGCCATGGCCGCTTTCGTCGCTTTGCGCAAGTACCTCAAGGTGTGA
- a CDS encoding MFS transporter yields the protein MSRLAPYRRLFEPQGAAAFTLGNLIARLPMGMFSVSAVIMIAGSRGSYALAGAVTATGLAVTALVAPWTARLVDRHGQARIAVPATALAALGSLALLLCVRFGAPDWTLFATYAATATTPNTGGMSRARWAHLHRGDAAALHTANSFEQAADELCFMLGPVLAAFLCSALFPEAGTLTGAILLLTGVLIFAAQRSTEPPPAAFPTHTGSPLRTPGMPAMLAVFLATGAVFGSMEVVTIAFADDRGHASAAGAVLALQAAGSCAAGLLYGSVRPARSLPRRLLTCVAAMTALMSLPLLAAATGSLLTLAGALLLAGMATAPTMVTGMTLVQRLTPEGRLNEGMTLAVTALLGGIAAGSATGGWTVEHASRPYGYLVPLAAAAVALLLSAAAKGRP from the coding sequence ATGTCCCGCCTCGCCCCCTACCGCCGGCTCTTCGAGCCGCAGGGCGCCGCGGCCTTCACCCTCGGCAACCTCATCGCCCGCCTCCCCATGGGCATGTTCAGCGTGAGCGCCGTCATCATGATCGCCGGGTCCCGTGGCTCGTACGCCCTCGCCGGAGCCGTCACCGCGACCGGCCTCGCCGTCACCGCGCTGGTCGCGCCATGGACCGCCCGGCTCGTTGACCGGCACGGGCAGGCCCGTATCGCCGTGCCCGCCACCGCGCTCGCCGCCCTCGGCTCGCTCGCGCTGCTGCTGTGCGTACGTTTCGGCGCGCCCGACTGGACGCTCTTCGCCACGTACGCCGCCACGGCCACCACCCCCAACACCGGCGGCATGTCCCGCGCCCGCTGGGCCCACCTCCACCGGGGCGACGCGGCCGCGCTGCACACGGCGAACTCCTTCGAGCAGGCCGCCGACGAGCTGTGCTTCATGCTCGGCCCGGTGCTCGCGGCGTTCCTGTGCTCCGCGCTCTTCCCCGAGGCGGGCACGCTGACCGGTGCGATCCTGCTGCTGACAGGCGTACTGATCTTCGCCGCCCAGCGCTCCACCGAACCTCCGCCGGCCGCATTCCCGACACACACCGGATCCCCGCTCCGTACGCCGGGAATGCCCGCGATGCTCGCCGTCTTCCTCGCCACGGGAGCGGTCTTCGGCTCCATGGAGGTCGTGACGATCGCGTTCGCGGACGACCGCGGGCATGCGAGCGCCGCGGGCGCGGTGCTCGCGCTCCAGGCGGCCGGGTCGTGCGCGGCGGGCCTGCTCTACGGTTCCGTACGCCCCGCCCGCAGCCTTCCGCGCCGCCTGCTGACCTGCGTCGCCGCGATGACGGCGCTGATGTCACTGCCGCTGCTCGCCGCCGCCACCGGCTCGCTGCTCACGCTGGCCGGAGCGCTGCTGCTGGCCGGCATGGCCACGGCCCCGACCATGGTCACCGGTATGACGCTGGTCCAACGCCTGACCCCGGAAGGCCGGTTGAACGAGGGCATGACGCTCGCGGTCACCGCGCTGCTCGGCGGCATAGCCGCCGGCTCGGCGACGGGCGGCTGGACGGTGGAGCACGCGAGCAGACCGTACGGATACCTGGTCCCACTCGCGGCAGCCGCGGTCGCGCTGCTGCTGTCCGCGGCGGCGAAGGGGCGGCCCTGA
- a CDS encoding LysR family transcriptional regulator, which produces MDPRLLRAFTAVADELHFTRAAARLYVAQQALSRDIRRLERELGAELFVRTTRRVTLTADGERLLPYARRVLLAQDELLAASSGASRPLLVDLNGEGMASGRVLARARELAPECELMARFESGLTGAAAEILAGRLDVSFGRFAGLEPGIRTLLSHQPVRYEPMAVLLPHDHPLANTPRIPLNAMAGETVYAGAGNPRTLEWTDLARRLFAGRGIAIAPPAPVAVGAEEFRRVMAKTRNPVLAVVDFPAMPDTVLRPIVDPVPLSPLSLVWRRGLRHPGVDALRAAATQLASQEGWLERDPSGWLPECDMSLMCDNN; this is translated from the coding sequence ATGGACCCCCGGCTGCTCCGCGCCTTCACCGCCGTCGCCGACGAGCTGCACTTCACCCGTGCCGCCGCCCGGCTGTATGTCGCGCAGCAGGCCCTCAGTCGAGATATCCGGAGGCTGGAGCGGGAGTTGGGTGCCGAGCTGTTCGTACGGACCACCCGCCGGGTGACCCTCACGGCCGACGGCGAGCGGCTGCTGCCGTACGCCCGGCGGGTGCTTCTGGCCCAGGACGAACTGCTGGCCGCCTCCTCCGGCGCGTCCCGGCCGCTACTCGTCGACCTCAACGGCGAGGGCATGGCATCCGGCCGGGTGCTGGCCCGGGCCCGTGAACTCGCCCCGGAGTGCGAGCTGATGGCCCGCTTCGAGAGCGGGCTGACGGGCGCCGCCGCCGAGATCCTGGCGGGGCGGCTCGATGTCTCCTTCGGGCGCTTCGCCGGGCTCGAGCCCGGCATACGGACGCTCCTGTCCCACCAGCCCGTGCGGTACGAGCCGATGGCCGTACTGCTGCCGCACGACCACCCTCTCGCCAACACACCCCGGATCCCGTTGAACGCTATGGCGGGCGAGACCGTATATGCCGGTGCGGGCAATCCGCGCACCCTGGAGTGGACGGATCTGGCGCGCCGCCTGTTCGCGGGGCGCGGGATCGCGATAGCGCCGCCGGCGCCCGTGGCGGTCGGTGCCGAGGAGTTCCGGAGGGTGATGGCCAAGACGCGTAACCCGGTCCTGGCCGTCGTGGACTTTCCGGCCATGCCGGACACCGTGCTGCGCCCGATCGTCGACCCCGTACCGCTGTCACCGCTCTCGCTGGTGTGGCGCAGAGGATTGCGCCACCCCGGAGTGGACGCGCTTCGAGCGGCGGCCACCCAACTGGCCTCGCAAGAGGGATGGCTGGAACGGGACCCTTCTGGTTGGTTGCCGGAATGTGACATGTCGCTGATGTGTGACAACAACTGA